A single region of the Arthrobacter sp. zg-Y820 genome encodes:
- a CDS encoding M18 family aminopeptidase, translating into MSDAMDHIQDLGAFVSASPSSFHAAREGARRLAAAGFTELDESLEWPAEPGKYSVVRDGALIAWIVPPGAGAATGFSILGSHTDSPSFKLKPRSTTGRLGWLQAGVEVYGGPLLNSWLDRELQLAGRLVTLDGEEHLVKTGPLLRFPQLAIHLDRSVNEGLKLDKQQHMNPVWGLGDPSTADLLELLAARAGLSAAEVGGYDIVAADTQEPRTFGADHEFFASGRLDNLSSVHAGLAALIAASENKTGGSIAVLAAFDHEEVGSGSRSGAAGPFLEDVLNRISGGLGGSALDRQRAFAASFCISADAGHAVHPNYAERHDPANHPVLNGGPLLKINANQRYTTDAPGAARWAGLCRRAGIPYQEFVSHNSMPCGSTIGPLTATRLGIRTVDVGIPLLSMHSAREMAGVQDPHHLAKVTEVFFAG; encoded by the coding sequence ATGTCTGATGCAATGGATCACATCCAAGACCTCGGTGCTTTTGTCAGCGCCTCACCCTCCAGCTTCCACGCGGCCCGCGAGGGCGCGCGCCGCCTGGCGGCGGCGGGCTTCACCGAACTTGATGAAAGCCTGGAATGGCCGGCGGAGCCCGGAAAATACTCGGTGGTGCGCGACGGCGCCCTGATCGCCTGGATCGTTCCGCCGGGCGCCGGCGCCGCGACCGGATTCTCGATTCTGGGCAGCCACACCGATTCCCCGTCCTTCAAGCTCAAGCCGCGGTCCACCACCGGCCGGCTCGGCTGGCTGCAGGCCGGGGTCGAAGTTTACGGCGGACCGCTGCTGAACTCCTGGCTGGACCGCGAGCTGCAGCTGGCCGGGCGCCTGGTCACCCTGGACGGCGAGGAGCACCTGGTGAAAACCGGTCCGCTGCTGCGTTTCCCGCAGCTGGCCATTCACCTGGACCGGTCCGTCAATGAGGGCCTGAAACTGGACAAACAGCAGCACATGAACCCGGTCTGGGGGCTGGGGGATCCCTCCACCGCGGATCTGCTGGAACTCCTGGCCGCCCGTGCCGGACTGTCCGCCGCCGAGGTGGGCGGGTACGACATCGTTGCCGCTGACACCCAGGAACCCCGCACCTTCGGTGCCGACCACGAGTTCTTTGCCTCCGGACGGCTGGACAACCTGTCCTCGGTCCACGCCGGACTGGCCGCCCTGATCGCCGCGTCGGAGAACAAGACTGGCGGGTCCATCGCCGTCCTGGCGGCCTTCGACCACGAGGAAGTGGGCAGCGGCAGCCGTTCCGGGGCTGCCGGGCCGTTCCTGGAGGACGTGCTGAACCGGATTTCCGGCGGCCTCGGCGGATCCGCGCTGGATCGGCAGCGGGCGTTCGCGGCCTCCTTCTGCATCTCGGCCGACGCCGGCCACGCCGTCCACCCGAACTACGCCGAGCGCCACGACCCGGCCAACCACCCGGTGCTCAACGGCGGTCCGCTGCTGAAGATCAATGCGAACCAGCGGTACACCACTGACGCGCCGGGCGCGGCCCGCTGGGCCGGACTGTGCCGGCGGGCGGGCATTCCCTATCAGGAATTCGTCTCGCACAACTCGATGCCCTGCGGCTCCACGATCGGGCCGCTCACCGCCACGAGGCTGGGCATCCGCACCGTCGACGTCGGGATTCCGCTCCTGTCCATGCATTCGGCCCGCGAGATGGCCGGCGTCCAGGATCCGCACCACCTGGCGAAGGTGACCGAAGTGTTTTTCGCCGGCTGA
- a CDS encoding ABC transporter permease — protein MSSQTLPTPAPARRRDGSGLTFGRVLRSEWIKVTTVPSTVILLIITLVVMVGLSALYAWQMAVSVGFIADASPEMQAQMGGVTMEDMREDAKLAPASGYIFGQLLIASLAVVLIASEWGTGMIRSTMVAVPKRIPALLAKNLVIAVVAFVLGAGAALVSYFIAQPILAAEDLEFALSDEGVWRSILNTGTYLALIAVISMAIGTLLRNTAGGVVTAIGLFFVVPVIVVNLIQGLADWIPDAARFLPTNAGDMMLALSTTEGQLTPLEGGLVMAAWAVVLLLASLLVTKRRDV, from the coding sequence ATGAGCAGCCAGACATTACCCACACCTGCCCCGGCCCGCCGCCGAGACGGCTCCGGCCTCACCTTCGGCCGGGTCCTGCGGTCGGAATGGATCAAGGTCACCACCGTTCCCTCCACCGTGATCCTTTTGATCATCACGCTGGTGGTCATGGTGGGGCTCAGCGCCCTGTACGCCTGGCAGATGGCCGTCTCCGTTGGCTTCATCGCCGACGCATCGCCCGAAATGCAGGCGCAGATGGGTGGCGTCACCATGGAAGACATGCGGGAGGACGCCAAGCTTGCACCCGCCAGCGGCTACATCTTCGGACAGCTGCTCATTGCCTCCCTGGCCGTGGTCCTGATCGCCTCGGAATGGGGCACGGGAATGATCCGCTCCACCATGGTCGCCGTGCCCAAGCGCATTCCGGCGCTGCTGGCGAAGAATCTGGTGATTGCCGTCGTCGCGTTTGTCCTCGGTGCCGGCGCAGCGCTGGTCTCCTACTTCATCGCCCAGCCCATTCTGGCCGCCGAAGACCTGGAGTTCGCCCTGTCGGACGAGGGCGTGTGGCGGTCCATCCTGAACACCGGAACCTATCTGGCGCTCATCGCGGTGATTTCGATGGCCATCGGCACCCTGCTGCGCAACACCGCCGGCGGCGTGGTGACCGCCATCGGTCTGTTCTTCGTGGTTCCGGTGATCGTGGTGAACCTGATCCAGGGCCTGGCGGACTGGATTCCCGACGCCGCACGCTTCCTGCCCACCAACGCCGGCGACATGATGCTGGCGCTGTCCACCACCGAAGGACAGCTCACTCCGCTCGAAGGCGGCCTGGTGATGGCCGCCTGGGCAGTGGTGCTGCTGCTCGCTTCCCTGCTGGTGACCAAGCGCCGGGACGTCTAA
- a CDS encoding ATP-binding cassette domain-containing protein: MIEAHGLAKTFGSKHAVDGISFTVKPGRVTGFLGPNGAGKSTTMRMIVGLDRPSAGGVTVNGKPYAQHKAPLHEVGALLDAKAVHTKRSAYNHLRAMAATHGISNKRVNDVIELTGLGSVARRRVGGFSLGMGQRLGIAVALLGDPQTLIFDEPVNGLDPEGVLWVRNLAKGLAAEGRTVFLSSHLMSEMAVTADHLIVIGRGRIIADAPIADIIDGGGRLRTLVRTDQPDELRRALENRETSFAQLEPDLLEVTGREPRSIAEAALDRRILIYELTPRQVSLEDAYMELTRDQVEYQSQSIQQDPVPARMAGVHAARGGESA, translated from the coding sequence ATGATTGAGGCACACGGCCTCGCCAAGACCTTCGGCAGCAAGCATGCCGTCGACGGCATTTCCTTCACCGTCAAGCCCGGCAGGGTGACCGGGTTCCTGGGCCCCAACGGCGCCGGAAAATCCACCACTATGCGCATGATTGTCGGCCTGGACCGGCCCTCCGCCGGCGGGGTCACGGTCAACGGCAAACCCTATGCCCAGCACAAGGCACCGCTGCACGAGGTGGGGGCACTCCTTGACGCGAAAGCCGTCCACACCAAGCGTTCGGCCTACAACCACCTGCGCGCCATGGCCGCCACGCACGGGATTTCCAACAAGCGGGTCAACGATGTCATTGAGCTGACCGGACTCGGGTCGGTCGCCCGGCGCCGGGTGGGCGGCTTCTCGCTGGGCATGGGGCAGCGGCTGGGCATCGCCGTCGCCCTCCTCGGCGACCCGCAGACCCTGATCTTCGACGAACCGGTCAACGGCCTCGATCCGGAGGGCGTGCTGTGGGTGCGCAACCTGGCCAAGGGACTGGCCGCCGAAGGGCGGACAGTCTTCCTGTCCTCGCACCTGATGAGTGAAATGGCAGTTACCGCCGACCATCTGATCGTCATCGGCCGCGGCCGCATCATTGCCGATGCGCCCATTGCCGACATCATTGACGGCGGTGGCCGGCTGCGCACCCTGGTCCGGACCGACCAGCCCGACGAGCTGCGCCGGGCACTGGAAAACCGTGAAACGTCCTTCGCGCAACTGGAACCGGACCTTTTGGAGGTCACCGGGCGGGAGCCGCGCAGCATTGCCGAGGCAGCGCTGGACCGCCGGATCCTGATCTACGAGCTCACGCCGCGGCAGGTATCGCTGGAGGACGCCTACATGGAGCTGACCCGCGATCAGGTCGAATACCAGTCACAGTCCATCCAGCAGGACCCGGTGCCGGCCCGCATGGCCGGCGTCCACGCCGCGCGCGGAGGAGAATCAGCATGA
- a CDS encoding ATP-binding cassette domain-containing protein: MIEAQRLAKRFGDTTAVDGITFSVRPGKVTGFLGPNGAGKSTTMRMIVGLDRPTAGTVIVNGSPYASHRAPLHEVGALLEAKAVHPKRTAYNHLRALAATHGISSGRINEVIELTGLGPVARKRVGGFSLGMGQRLGIAAAMLGDPQTLIFDEPVNGLDPAGVLWVRHLVRGLAAEGRTVFISSHLMSEMAVTADHLLVIGRGRILADAPMDEVLAGSAQERILVRTDDADALTAAIGSAGVEVRRLAADHLDILGLSSRSIAEAALSRGILLTELTPQQLSLEDAYMELTRGQVEYQSQEIDRSRTAGDGPAAPGT; encoded by the coding sequence ATGATTGAGGCACAACGGCTTGCCAAGCGTTTCGGTGACACGACCGCCGTCGACGGCATCACCTTTTCGGTCCGGCCGGGAAAGGTGACCGGGTTCCTGGGTCCCAACGGTGCCGGGAAATCCACCACCATGCGCATGATCGTGGGCCTGGACCGTCCCACCGCCGGCACCGTCATTGTCAATGGGAGCCCGTATGCCAGCCACCGGGCACCCCTGCACGAGGTCGGCGCCCTGCTCGAGGCCAAGGCCGTGCATCCCAAACGCACCGCGTACAACCACCTGCGGGCGCTGGCTGCCACCCACGGCATTTCCTCCGGCCGGATCAACGAGGTCATTGAGCTGACCGGCCTCGGTCCGGTGGCCAGGAAGCGCGTGGGCGGCTTTTCGCTGGGAATGGGGCAGCGCCTGGGCATCGCCGCGGCGATGCTGGGGGACCCGCAGACCCTGATCTTCGACGAGCCGGTCAACGGCCTGGACCCCGCGGGGGTGCTGTGGGTCCGCCACCTGGTCCGCGGCCTCGCCGCCGAGGGCCGCACCGTGTTCATCTCCTCGCACCTGATGAGCGAGATGGCAGTGACCGCCGACCACCTGCTCGTGATCGGCCGCGGCAGGATCCTGGCTGACGCGCCGATGGACGAAGTCCTTGCCGGCAGTGCACAGGAACGCATCCTGGTGCGCACCGACGACGCCGATGCCCTGACGGCGGCGATCGGCTCGGCCGGGGTTGAGGTGCGCCGATTGGCGGCGGACCACCTGGACATCCTCGGGTTGTCGTCCCGCAGCATTGCGGAGGCGGCGCTGTCCCGCGGCATTCTCCTCACCGAGCTCACGCCCCAGCAGCTCTCCCTCGAGGACGCCTACATGGAGCTGACCCGCGGACAGGTCGAGTACCAGTCGCAGGAGATCGACCGGTCCCGGACCGCCGGGGACGGGCCAGCGGCGCCCGGGACCTGA
- a CDS encoding ABC transporter permease: MSAAATRLPVVTTRGKAATANWAADGWTVTWRNLIKIKRSPDMIIFAVLQPIMFVLLFSQVYGGSISVAGTDYTQYLMAGIFAQTVVFGSTFSGAAMAQDLKEGIVDRFRTLPMSPSAVLIGRTNSDLVLNAISMLIMMATGLLVGWRVNTSFASFLAGVGLLLLFSYAFSWVMALLGMSVRSPETINNASFMILFPITFISNAFVQSSTLPAPLEVFANWNPVSALVQAARELFGNLGDTPVPDTWPMQHATATVLIGSAAMLLVFVPLAVRKFESVSSR; encoded by the coding sequence ATGAGTGCCGCAGCAACCCGACTGCCCGTCGTGACCACCCGCGGCAAAGCGGCCACAGCCAACTGGGCCGCTGACGGCTGGACCGTCACCTGGCGCAACCTGATCAAAATCAAGCGCTCGCCGGACATGATCATCTTCGCCGTCCTGCAGCCCATCATGTTCGTGCTGCTGTTCAGCCAGGTCTACGGCGGTTCGATTTCAGTGGCCGGCACCGACTACACGCAGTATCTGATGGCGGGAATCTTCGCCCAGACAGTGGTTTTCGGTTCCACGTTCTCCGGGGCGGCGATGGCCCAAGACCTGAAGGAGGGAATCGTCGACCGGTTCCGCACCCTCCCGATGAGCCCCTCGGCGGTGCTGATCGGGAGGACCAACTCGGACCTGGTGCTCAACGCGATTTCCATGCTCATCATGATGGCGACCGGTCTGCTGGTGGGCTGGCGGGTCAACACCTCCTTCGCCTCCTTCCTGGCCGGGGTGGGGCTGCTGCTGCTCTTTTCCTATGCCTTCAGCTGGGTGATGGCCCTGCTCGGCATGAGCGTCCGCTCACCGGAGACCATCAACAACGCGTCCTTCATGATCCTGTTTCCCATCACGTTCATCTCCAACGCATTTGTGCAGAGCTCCACCCTGCCGGCGCCGCTGGAGGTCTTCGCGAACTGGAATCCGGTGTCGGCCCTGGTGCAGGCCGCGCGGGAGCTGTTCGGCAACCTGGGTGACACCCCGGTGCCGGACACCTGGCCCATGCAGCATGCGACCGCGACGGTCCTGATCGGGTCGGCGGCGATGCTGCTGGTCTTTGTTCCTCTGGCGGTGCGGAAGTTTGAGTCGGTAAGCTCCCGCTAG
- a CDS encoding ATP-binding cassette domain-containing protein produces the protein MFISPTSSEEPSAPGSPLIEAHGVAKTYKSKSGPVHALAGLDIAVPEGAVMALLGPNGAGKTTAVKVLTTLIKPDAGTVTIDGINVLAHPKEVRRIIGVSGQYAAVDENLTGMENLRMVGRLYHLPDRQARARAAELIDMFDLAEAGNRPVKGYSGGMRRRLDLAGALVNSPRVLFLDEPTSGLDPRSRLALWQVIKDLVAGGTTLLLTTQYLEEADQLADTVAVIDHGTVIAEGTSDQLKSRIGGHSVAVALVDGNDAAAAEAVLARHGSGQPHTADDGRALEVSVQNGPASLQLVLSDLQAQGIGLHDAGIRRPTLDDVFLQLTGRPAEEEPEAGAAADADDKEGARR, from the coding sequence ATGTTCATTTCCCCAACCTCGTCTGAAGAACCGAGCGCCCCTGGCTCTCCGCTGATAGAGGCGCACGGAGTCGCGAAAACCTATAAGTCCAAGTCGGGGCCGGTCCATGCGCTGGCCGGACTGGACATTGCGGTGCCCGAAGGCGCCGTCATGGCACTGCTGGGACCGAACGGCGCGGGAAAGACCACCGCCGTCAAGGTCCTCACCACGCTGATCAAGCCCGACGCCGGAACCGTCACCATCGACGGCATCAACGTGCTCGCCCATCCCAAGGAGGTCCGGAGGATCATCGGCGTTTCCGGCCAGTACGCCGCGGTCGATGAAAACCTGACCGGCATGGAAAACCTGCGGATGGTCGGCCGGCTGTACCACCTTCCGGACAGGCAGGCCCGGGCCCGCGCAGCCGAACTGATCGACATGTTCGACCTCGCCGAGGCCGGCAACCGCCCGGTTAAGGGCTATTCCGGCGGCATGCGGCGGCGCCTGGACCTGGCCGGAGCCCTGGTGAACAGCCCGCGGGTGCTGTTCCTGGACGAACCGACCAGCGGCCTTGACCCGCGCAGCCGCCTCGCGCTGTGGCAAGTCATCAAGGACCTCGTTGCCGGAGGCACCACGCTGCTGCTGACCACGCAGTACCTGGAAGAAGCGGACCAGCTGGCGGACACGGTGGCCGTGATCGACCACGGGACAGTGATCGCCGAGGGCACCTCGGATCAGCTGAAGTCCCGGATTGGCGGACACAGTGTCGCCGTGGCGCTGGTGGACGGAAACGACGCCGCCGCGGCCGAGGCCGTTCTCGCCCGCCACGGCTCCGGCCAGCCGCACACGGCCGACGACGGGCGCGCCCTGGAAGTGAGCGTCCAGAACGGCCCGGCCTCCCTGCAGCTCGTGCTCTCGGATTTGCAGGCGCAGGGCATCGGACTGCACGACGCCGGCATCCGCCGGCCCACGCTGGACGACGTTTTCCTGCAGCTCACCGGCCGACCCGCCGAGGAGGAACCGGAAGCCGGGGCTGCAGCGGATGCAGATGACAAGGAAGGAGCCCGCCGATGA
- a CDS encoding MFS transporter has protein sequence MSKVRFRRGADWLHNIGVKSSLDRALISVFVIFGLNGLIFASWAARIPAAAESLGIGAAGVGLLLLFSAVGSICSLPLAGSIAQRIGTAGAVRAGGLTTSAASLIIAASLFWPNVPLAAGGLLLFGAGIGLWDVAMNLEGTEVERHLGRTVMPRFHAAFSGGAFVGAMIGAVLSAVGISLSLHLLGIVAIATVLVLAVPRNFLPDPVPAHDDDGAPAAPRSRFAAWKEGRTLLIGVVVLGAALTEGAANDWVAKATVDGLGTSETAGAVMFGIFVAAMTATRWFGAQLIDQWGRVPALRICMGASLAGLLLFVLAPNLVLAGIGAVLWGIGAALGFPMGMSAAGEDPAHAASRVSVVSTIGYLAFFVGPPVLGFLGEHWGIRNALLLVGAAMLLSILFAPAAAERNRISEAAP, from the coding sequence GTGAGCAAGGTCCGTTTCCGCCGCGGCGCGGACTGGCTGCACAATATAGGCGTGAAGAGCTCTCTGGACCGTGCCCTGATTTCCGTCTTCGTGATCTTTGGCCTCAACGGCCTCATTTTTGCCAGCTGGGCCGCCCGCATTCCCGCCGCCGCCGAATCCCTCGGGATCGGCGCGGCGGGGGTCGGGCTGCTGCTGTTGTTTTCCGCCGTCGGCTCGATCTGTTCACTGCCGCTGGCCGGATCCATCGCCCAGCGGATCGGCACCGCCGGTGCCGTGCGCGCCGGCGGACTGACGACGTCGGCCGCGTCCCTGATCATCGCCGCCTCCCTGTTTTGGCCCAATGTGCCGCTGGCCGCAGGAGGCCTGCTGCTCTTCGGCGCCGGCATCGGCCTCTGGGACGTGGCCATGAACCTGGAGGGCACCGAGGTGGAACGCCACCTCGGCCGCACGGTGATGCCCAGGTTCCATGCCGCGTTCAGCGGCGGCGCATTTGTGGGCGCTATGATCGGCGCCGTGCTCTCGGCCGTCGGAATTTCGCTGTCCCTGCATCTGCTGGGCATCGTGGCGATTGCCACGGTGCTGGTGCTGGCCGTGCCGCGGAACTTCCTGCCCGACCCGGTGCCGGCGCACGACGACGACGGCGCACCCGCTGCTCCGCGGTCGCGGTTCGCCGCGTGGAAGGAGGGGCGCACCCTGCTGATCGGCGTGGTGGTTTTGGGCGCCGCGCTGACCGAGGGCGCCGCCAACGACTGGGTGGCCAAGGCCACCGTGGACGGCCTCGGCACCAGTGAAACCGCCGGCGCGGTGATGTTCGGCATCTTCGTGGCCGCCATGACCGCCACCCGCTGGTTCGGCGCGCAGCTGATCGACCAGTGGGGACGGGTTCCGGCGCTGCGGATCTGCATGGGCGCGTCACTGGCCGGGCTGCTGCTGTTTGTCCTGGCCCCCAATCTGGTGCTGGCCGGGATCGGGGCCGTCCTGTGGGGAATCGGCGCGGCCCTGGGCTTCCCCATGGGCATGTCTGCGGCCGGCGAAGACCCGGCCCATGCGGCCAGCCGGGTGTCGGTGGTGTCCACCATCGGCTACCTGGCGTTCTTTGTCGGCCCGCCGGTGCTGGGATTCCTGGGCGAGCACTGGGGTATCCGCAACGCGCTGCTGCTGGTGGGCGCGGCCATGCTGCTCTCCATCCTGTTCGCCCCCGCCGCGGCGGAACGGAACAGAATTTCCGAGGCCGCTCCGTAA